Proteins encoded within one genomic window of Cucumis sativus cultivar 9930 chromosome 3, Cucumber_9930_V3, whole genome shotgun sequence:
- the LOC101213639 gene encoding ABC transporter G family member 9, producing MADIEASTNKTTELDCLGAVVFLRKPNRPVTLRFNDVHYKIKSKHTWFLIPKKPQWEEKTILKGLSGLVRPAEMLVILGPSGSGKSTLLTALSGRLSGRLDGAITYNGKPFSSEMKHRIGFVTQDDILHPHLTIAETLVFTALLRLPNTLTKQEKLAEVEATISQLGLTRCKNTIVGSPILRGVSGGERKRVCIGQEMLINPSLLFLDEPTSGLDSTTAQTIVTMMGEFAKGGRAVIMTVHQPSSRLFYLFHKLLLLLEGNAVYYGKGSEVMDYFLSIGYSPSLPMNPSDFLLDLANGLSMNDPNEDPTIVKQKLVSSYKNNIADNLKREVQESDEEHYYWCGDGSHEDNFEIWPTTWWQQVAVLWRREIKERRYESFSSIKFVQVLVIAFLAGFLWWQSDDSHLQDKLGLFYSIQSFWTFLPTLKAISTFSNEQKILEKERSSAMYKLSSYFISKTVNDLPMELALPTLFILIVYWMTGLKPTLPNFFATLFTLLLNVLVCQGFGFALGAVLMDQTVASISGTVLALAFLLTSGFFVQHVPKFIAWIKYLSSGHFSYKLMLISQFKGDDTYPCSNIGGVCKVGEFPVIKQIGLEGKAMTVLALVVMFVGYRFIAYVALMRIGVIKKK from the exons ATGGCAGACATCGAGGCTTCGACGAACAAGACGACGGAGTTGGATTGTTTGGGAGCAGTTGTCTTTTTGAGGAAGCCAAATCGCCCTGTGACTTTGAGG TTTAATGACGTACATTACAAGATCAAATCCAAACACACATGGTTTTTAATCCCAAAGAAACCACAATGGGAAGAGAAAACTATACTCAAAGGACTAAGCGGGCTGGTTCGTCCGGCGGAGATGTTGGTCATATTAGGTCCATCAGGGTCCGGAAAATCAACCCTTCTAACCGCGTTAAGTGGACGTCTCAGTGGACGTCTCGACGGAGCCATAACATACAATGGAAAGCCCTTCTCAAGTGAAATGAAACACAGAATCGGGTTCGTTACACAAGACGATATTCTTCATCCCCATTTAACGATAGCCGAAACCCTAGTCTTCACTGCCCTTCTAAGGCTACCTAACACTTTAACAAAACAAGAGAAACTAGCGGAGGTAGAGGCAACAATCTCCCAGTTAGGTTTAACAAGATGCAAGAACACAATTGTGGGGAGCCCAATTTTGAGAGGAGTTTCtggaggagagagaaaaagagtcTGTATTGGTCAGGAAATGCTTATAAATCCCAGCTTGTTGTTTCTAGACGAGCCGACGTCGGGCCTTGACTCGACCACGGCTCAAACAATTGTGACAATGATGGGGGAGTTTGCTAAGGGAGGGCGGGCTGTGATTATGACGGTTCATCAGCCATCGAGTCGTCTTTTCTATTTGTTCCATAAGCTTTTATTACTATTGGAAGGAAATGCAGTATACTATGGGAAGGGATCGGAAGTTATGGATTATTTTTTGAGCATCGGATATTCTCCATCTCTGCCCATGAACCCTTCAGATTTTTTGTTGGATCTTGCTAATG GTTTGTCAATGAATGATCCAAATGAGGACCCAACAATAGTTAAGCAAAAACTTGTTTCATCCTATAAGAACAATATAGCTGATAATTTAAAGAGAGAGGTACAAGAAAGTGATGAAGAGCATTATTATTGGTGCGGAGATGGATCCCATGAAGACAACTTTGAGATTTGGCCAACAACTTGGTGGCAACAAGTTGCTGTTCTATGGAGAAGAGAAATTAAGGAAAGGAGATATGAATCCTTCTCTTCTATAAAATTTGTGCAAGTTTTAGTGATTGCATTCCTTGCTGGATTCTTATGGTGGCAATCTGATGATTCTCATTTACAAGATAAG CTTGGACTTTTCTACTCCATACAAAGCTTTTGGACTTTCCTACCTACATTGAAAGCCATCAGCACCTTCTCAAATGAACAAAAGatacttgaaaaagaaagatccTCAGCCATGTACAAGCTATCATCTTACTTCATATCAAAAACAGTCAATGACTTGCCCATGGAGCTTGCTCTTCCCACTCTTTTCATTCTCATTGTGTATTGGATGACTGGCTTAAAACCGACTCTTCCAAACTTCTTTGCCACTTTGTTTACACTTCTCCTAAATGTTTTGGTGTGTCAAGGCTTTGGCTTTGCCCTTGGTGCCGTTCTCATGGACCAAACTGTAGCCTCCATATCTGGAACAGTCTTGGCTTTGGCTTTCCTTTTAACATCAGGGTTTTTCGTTCAACATGTGCCTAAGTTTATTGCTTGGATTAAGTATCTTTCTAGTGGCCATTTTTCATACAAGCTTATGTTGATTTCTCAGTTCAAAGGTGATGATACTTATCCATGTTCTAACATCGGAGGGGTTTGTAAAGTTGGAGAGTTTCCTGTAATAAAGCAAATTGGTCTGGAGGGAAAAGCCATGACTGTTCTTGCATTGGTGGTAATGTTCGTTGGATATCGTTTTATCGCTTATGTTGCTTTAATGAGGATTGGTGttatcaagaaaaaatag
- the LOC101213406 gene encoding ABC transporter G family member 9, with protein MGDIESQSSNNTPFLGKANRPLTLMFMDVCYKIKPKNSKSQEMKTILKGINGVVRPGEMLAMMGPSGSGKTTLLTALGGRLGGGRLTGTISYNKNPFSNKMKRNIGFVTQDDILLPHLTVVETLVFTALLRLPKELTTQQKVGQAEVVISQLGLSKCKNSVVGSQMVRGVSGGERKRVSIAQEMLINPSLLFLDEPTSGLDSTTAQRIVSTLWEVANNGGRTVVMTIHQPSSRLFYMFHKILLLSEGNTMYFGKGSEAMDYFSSLGYSPSVPMNPSDFLLDLSNGLSMNEAEEEAGLVKEKLISCYKNNAIAEKLLLELQDSDEQHLVEEGAEDKSFGRWSATWCQQFTVLLRRGIKERKHDSFSALKIGQVLAVSLICGLLWWQSDDSHLQDKIGLFYFSSSFWGFFPLLQAIGTFPKERMILEKERSSGMYRLSSYFVSRTTTDLPMELVLPTVFVVIIYVMAGLKRTVASFFATLFSLLLSVLVAQGFGLAMGALVLDQTSATTFASVIMLCFLLTSGYFVQHVPKFIAWTKYISIGTYSYKLLLISQYKASDTYPCPSNDNGGRACEVGEFPPIKQVGLDGKLFAVSAMVAMLVGYRLVAYIALMRIGVTKRS; from the exons ATGGGTGACATCGAATCTCAATCTTCCAACAACACACCCTTTTTAGGCAAAGCAAATCGTCCACTCACATTAATG TTTATGGACGTGTGTTACAAGATCAAACCCAAGAATTCAAAATCTCAAGAGAtgaaaaccattttaaaaGGAATTAATGGAGTGGTTCGTCCTGGTGAGATGTTAGCTATGATGGGTCCATCAGGCTCCGGCAAGACCACGCTATTAACGGCTCTGGGAGGTCGGTTAGGCGGCGGTCGACTAACTGGAACCATTTCCTACAACAAAAACCCTTTCtccaataaaatgaaaagaaacataGGATTTGTTACACAAGATGatattcttcttcctcatttgACTGTGGTAGAAACCCTAGTTTTCACTGCTCTTCTACGCCTGCCGAAGGAATTGACGACCCAACAGAAAGTGGGTCAAGCCGAGGTGGTTATTTCGCAGCTCGGTTTAAGCAAGTGCAAGAATAGTGTGGTGGGGAGTCAGATGGTTAGAGGGGTTTCTgggggagagagaaaaagggtTAGTATTGCTCAAGAAATGCTTATAAACCCTAGTTTGTTGTTTCTTGATGAACCGACTTCGGGTCTTGACTCAACAACGGCTCAGAGGATTGTTTCGACTCTTTGGGAGGTTGCTAATAATGGTGGAAGGACTGTGGTGATGACTATTCATCAGCCTTCTAGTAGacttttttatatgtttcataAGATATTGTTGCTTTCTGAAGGTAACACTATGTATTTTGGGAAGGGATCGGAAGCTATGGATTATTTCTCATCTCTTGGTTATTCTCCTTCTGTGCCTATGAACCCTTCTGATTTCTTGTTGGATCTTTCTAATG GTTTGTCAATGAACGAGGCAGAAGAGGAGGCAGGCTTGGTTAAGGAGAAACTTATTTCATGTTACAAGAACAATGCTATAGCTGAAAAGTTGCTGTTAGAATTACAAGATAGTGATGAACAACATTTGGTTGAAGAGGGAGCAGAGGACAAGAGCTTTGGACGTTGGTCTGCAACTTGGTGCCAACAATTTACTGTGCTCTTAAGAAGAGGAAttaaggaaagaaaacatgaTTCTTTTTCTGCACTCAAGATTGGCCAAGTTTTAGCTGTTTCTCTCATATGTGGACTCTTATGGTGGCAATCTGATGATTCACATTTACAAGATAAG ATTGGACTGTTCTACTTCTCCTCAAGCTTCTGGGGTTTCTTCCCTCTATTGCAAGCCATCGGCACCTTCCCAAAAGAACGAATGATTCTTGAGAAAGAAAGATCCTCAGGAATGTACAGGCTCTCATCCTACTTCGTTTCAAGAACCACAACCGACCTCCCGATGGAGCTTGTCCTTCCTACCGTCTTCGTCGTCATAATCTATGTAATGGCAGGGTTGAAACGAACAGTGGCAAGCTTCTTCGCCACTCTATTTTCTCTACTCCTAAGTGTTTTAGTTGCCCAAGGGTTTGGCCTAGCAATGGGAGCCCTAGTTTTGGACCAAACTTCAGCTACAACATTTGCATCAGTCATAATGCTTTGTTTCTTACTAACATCAGGCTATTTTGTTCAACATGTGCCAAAGTTCATTGCTTGGACAAAGTACATTTCAATTGGTACTTATAGTTACAAGCTTTTGTTGATATCTCAATATAAAGCTAGTGATACTTATCCATGTCCAAGCAATGATAATGGAGGAAGAGCATGTGAAGTGGGAGAGTTCCCTCCAATTAAACAAGTAGGTCTTGATGGGAAACTCTTTGCTGTTTCAGCAATGGTTGCTATGCTTGTTGGATATCGTCTTGTTGCTTATATTGCTTTGATGAGGATTGGTGTCACCAAGAGGagttag